CTCGTGTAAGAATTGTTCTCTGTATTGAACacagatttttatgaagttAGCTAAGGATTTCCAATCTATTTTGAGAccatttaaaatgcaaattagATCATTCTCATCAAGCGAAACCTTTTGGAAGTATTGAATTCGAAATTCTTTTTAAGCGGGACTTTTACATAAAAAGTGTGGCAAACTTTCATTTTCGTATTGTATTACACATTGAACATCGAGGATTTGAGTTCTGGGAACATATAAAGATCATGGTAATGGTGATTCGTAAGCTATTTGGCTATAATGTAATGTGGGATATTAAATCGATATTCTTCAAAGGCATATGCTGTCCAAAGTACAGGTCTGTGGCTAACTGCAAAATAATTAAATCGGATTTAGTCAGTTCTAAATATTGCGCCTTGTTTGAGAATTTAGGTAGTTGCAGGTATAAAAGTGATGTTCATTCTATTTCGAAGTTTCAAGATTGCCAATTGTATTATAAAAGCGTCTGTGAGACCACAACtgtgaaatacatttttattaaaagttaTAGTGAATTGGCtttagtttttattaatttatggaATTATGGAGCCATTACGACTCGTATCTAAAATCTACCATAGACTCAGCCCAATCGCTCTCTTCGAGGAAGACGCATGCATCAGTAAAATTACAATATTcgcaaattttttgctttaaaaatatCTTAAATGAAGAAAATAAAGGAAAAGTGCCTTCATCTCGCCCAAACTTGACATTGAGTTATAACCACGGTTGTTGATTCATAagtgaaataataaaaaaatcaaatcggcgGATGATGCCTCGAAAAGTTTCTTGTATTTGCGGGTGTTTGAGGCCACACGTGAAccgtaattatttttattttttaagcgtTGGAATCGATAAAATTGACTTGGCCATTTACTTTTTACAAAATAACTTCATATACATGTTGCCCGCGGCTCCGGTTTAAGGTTCAATTTTGCACCACTGCCGAAGACGGTTTAGTCTCTTCAAATGTTGTCGTTGAATCAAATTGAGACAATGATTTCAGTAGTCCATAAACAACACCAAATTGTCCATTTTGGTAATACATCGGTAACTCTTGTACGTCTGTTCTTTACCCCATGTGCGACGGTTTTGCTTGTTCACGTATCCATTTCGCCAGAAATCAgtctcatcgctgaacacaattcATCGATAAAACAGTGGATTTCCTTCGATCTATTGTTACAGAtgacaaattttcataataaatttcaacgatttgcaatcgttaCACATTTGTGAGTTTCTTAATGATAAATGGCAGAGTATgctgaacacttttcactttcacatATGACATTTTGGCACAATTATCAACCAGAGTAGGATTGCAGCTCTGGTTGATAatcctcctccataggatgggagtatgcGAGCTTCGTCACTCCGTTTGAAACATCTGTAGATATTAGCTTTAGAAtccataaaatatgtatattcttgatcgaaaaGGCATTTTAAGTCGTCCATGATCAATCTGTTTAAAAAACGCTATCTTTTGAAGgagaaatataaatataaaacatGACTATTTTAACAGTTTTTTTAGATGAAACGCTTAAAATATTTATCACAAATCTTTTTTTGCATAATTCAATAAAAAGGTTTTATACTTTCCTCTTCTTCTAATAGCTCCTCGGTATTGGAACCATTGTAGTGAATTGCTTGGCTTTGAACAACTACACCAATGAGGGACGTATGGTTTGCATTTTCCTGATTTCATTGGGCTCCCTCGTTTTCATAATCTCTTTCTTTGGCTGCTGTGGTGCCATTCGGGAAAGTATATGCTTGACTTGGTCGGTAAGTGGTATTAGCTCCTATCGTCTTTATATGAATGAAAAATGCTTTATCCcacaacatttcatttcagtaTGCTGTATTTCTGATCATTTTGATAACAGGCAATGCAGTTCTTCACTTTGGTTACATTTCACACATCGACGGCGAATCTAAGGCTCGCAAAGACATTGACAATGCTTGGAATAAAACATTGAACGGTACCGATGAAATGACTCACATCCAAAACTTGGTAAGTGTAATGCCCTTCAATGACAATGGATTACGGTAACTTGATACTTCTATCTTCTGTTGAGTAGTTTGCTTGCTGTGGAAAGTTCAATTCGACCGATTACACCAATGCCAACTTAACTATTCCCGATAGTTGTTATCCTGACAGAAGTGCAGGTAATGCTTCAGTTATATATTCGGATGGTTGTTTGGATAAGTTGATTGCTTTCTATGAAGCCGCCGAACACTGGATAACCATTTTCAGTTGGGCTACTCTAAGCGTAGAGGTGTGTTGAATATTTCTATTGACCTGAAAGAAGATCTGTAAAacgatttattaaatttttttataggttGTGGCTCTAGTTTCTGCTTGCATATTGGCCATAACGTTCCGCAATCAACAGCGCAGATCTAGATACtagatgaaaataaattttatgattttattttgttctatacaaacattgtaaaaatattaattgtaaatttaatcaatttattaaattatttatttggcATTCTGCAATGAATGCATACAGCATGCATTTCaaaaacccaatatttattgttgATGACGTTGAAAACTGCACCACTTACgaatccatagcagctatatctaaatacatgtACCGATCAGAACCAATCTCGGCACGAACTTCGAAGTGCCTAAAACAACAtacgatttcagcgaaatcgggcccAAGATCCTTAAATGTGTGATCGGTAATATGAATGGTATATCCCAATACTATAGgccgaaatttttgtacgacaatgcacaccaattttttttgtttattagttGAAGAATTTTACAAacgttttatatatatttccaaaGGTGTATTTATAATTGAGATAGGCTTGCAAATACTTCCGCAATTTCAAAAATACGGACATCTTGTAAGGCCAatgtagcgcataggttagcatatccgcctatgacgctgaaggcctgtgttcgaattctggcgagaccatcagaaaaaaatttcagctgtggtttacTTCTCCTAAtcctggcagcatttgtgaggtactatgtcatgtaaaaacttctcttcaaagaagtgtcgcactgtggcacaccgtccgaactcggctataaaaaggaggccccttattattgagcttaaacttgagtaggactgcactcatgtcCTTAGTGAAATATTCAGGAGAAAATTACCCACTAGGGTCCCAGGCTGATCCTGACTGGAAGacacctcaacattgactatgATATGTTTCGTGTACATATCTCTATCCGCTCAAAAAtcccaagatttttcgatttggcattACTGTGCCTCGTCGCCAAGTTaaatttacgaaatttatgaaaatcctcACAACTTTGGGAAAAGTCgcacaattttgcaaaaagtcgaAAATTGGTCTAAATTCAGAGAAGTTGCACTGAAGTCAATTGCCTCAAAAATGGTCAGAATTTCAGACTTAAATCTCACAACGGCAACACTGGAGGAGTCTAGCAGAACGCGATTTATTTGGGAACAATATGAGTTTGTAGACTGCTTGTACCATGCTTCACATAGTTCTTGAAAGCcacttgcaaattttcagtcgaATTGAGTACTAAAGaggccttctagaagctcaagaagttaaactgggagatcagtttatatggatgcAATAGTAGGTGGTGGGCCAATATGAACAAGACTTGGCATGgttcttggaaatcataataacaCGTACAAAATGTCAGTAGAATCGGCTGAgtattgctccctctagaagctcaagaagcataatcagcagattggtttacatggtagctatatctaaacatagaccaattattccaatttacaatcccaactgacctactctaacaaaaaaaaatttttgcaaaattccaagcggcagaatttgtgcaaaattcgacGGACGGTtaaacatagctaaatcgacttataTCATCATGACGttcaaaaatatattctttatgggacaTTAGACCAATCTTTCGCTGTGCAATGGCGGATGATccagtggtggagggtatcttctttctttaattggctatgacagaatatttgttccactagccgaacgttgttccaagctcctcgatcttctgcgctctctAGCACCAAGTttggaggtgtctcccacaacttgatctttccatcgggcttttggtcttcccggttttgcgtgtaccatcgtgtttgccttcaaaagacttctttgctggagcttcttcatccattctgacaacatgacctagccaacgcagccgttgtattttgatgcgtgtaactatgatatcgcc
The genomic region above belongs to Stomoxys calcitrans chromosome 5, idStoCalc2.1, whole genome shotgun sequence and contains:
- the LOC106094640 gene encoding protein late bloomer codes for the protein MGCATATIKYTTFLFNALCALLGIGTIVVNCLALNNYTNEGRMVCIFLISLGSLVFIISFFGCCGAIRESICLTWSYAVFLIILITGNAVLHFGYISHIDGESKARKDIDNAWNKTLNGTDEMTHIQNLFACCGKFNSTDYTNANLTIPDSCYPDRSAGNASVIYSDGCLDKLIAFYEAAEHWITIFSWATLSVEVVALVSACILAITFRNQQRRSRY